The Osmia bicornis bicornis chromosome 12, iOsmBic2.1, whole genome shotgun sequence genome includes a region encoding these proteins:
- the LOC114878018 gene encoding uncharacterized protein LOC114878018 isoform X3: protein MNNPSISLSIKSTMIAIALLLAVFSLMKYIALLIHELKSHPETESNNNIASDAIEMRTIERVIMQHREEIVCMKNIMTTEPIDSPCRMHSR from the exons ATGAATAATCCGAGTATCTCGCTTTCGATAAAGTCAACAATGATTGCGATCGCTTTGTTGCTTGCTGTGTTTTCTCTTATGAAATACATTGCGTTGCTC attCATGAATTGAAGTCGCACCCTGAAACTGAATCGAATAATAATATTGCATCGGATGCAATTGAAATGAGGACGATCGAGAGAGTTATAATGCAGCATCGAGAAGAGATTGTATGCATGAAGAATATAATGACGACGGAACCGATCGACTCGCCTTGTCGAATGCATTCGAGGTGA
- the LOC114878018 gene encoding uncharacterized protein LOC114878018 isoform X2: MNFHIANPQDSGRHGMSGRQNVFKIKLHLMKGTKISPQNMIHELKSHPETESNNNIASDAIEMRTIERVIMQHREEIVCMKNIMTTEPIDSPCRMHSR, encoded by the exons atgaattttcacaTAGCTAATCCGCAAG atTCTGGAAGGCATGGAATGTCCGGGCGTCAAAATGTGTTTAAAATCAAATTACACCTCATGAAAGGAACGAAGATCTCGCCCCAAAACATG attCATGAATTGAAGTCGCACCCTGAAACTGAATCGAATAATAATATTGCATCGGATGCAATTGAAATGAGGACGATCGAGAGAGTTATAATGCAGCATCGAGAAGAGATTGTATGCATGAAGAATATAATGACGACGGAACCGATCGACTCGCCTTGTCGAATGCATTCGAGGTGA
- the LOC114878018 gene encoding uncharacterized protein LOC114878018 isoform X1, which yields MPVTRVKRNFNKKYKITDSGRHGMSGRQNVFKIKLHLMKGTKISPQNMIHELKSHPETESNNNIASDAIEMRTIERVIMQHREEIVCMKNIMTTEPIDSPCRMHSR from the exons ATGCCGGTTACGCGTGTTAAACgaaactttaataaaaaatataaaattacagatTCTGGAAGGCATGGAATGTCCGGGCGTCAAAATGTGTTTAAAATCAAATTACACCTCATGAAAGGAACGAAGATCTCGCCCCAAAACATG attCATGAATTGAAGTCGCACCCTGAAACTGAATCGAATAATAATATTGCATCGGATGCAATTGAAATGAGGACGATCGAGAGAGTTATAATGCAGCATCGAGAAGAGATTGTATGCATGAAGAATATAATGACGACGGAACCGATCGACTCGCCTTGTCGAATGCATTCGAGGTGA
- the LOC114878017 gene encoding phosphoenolpyruvate carboxykinase [GTP]-like gives MSARIDPIRWSNLARNGINLTRNFSVVAASFRRSSIVHPRSLRYSRVGQSINVLEIKRQSTRFAILSHRTHPGCGKRLDMPHACVDVYHPRVSTLVTHAAKNPSLNNNYEYIGKTPLLNTLTEPLAPKLRSYIEEWASICCPKDIYICDGSDAEYDQQLKLLEQSGTILPLKKYENCWLARTNPADVARVEKRTFISTESRRDTIPTARDGVTGELGNWISPVDMDKAILERFPGCMKGRTMYVIPFSMGPLGSPLSKIGIQITDSPYVVCSMKIMTRMGKKVLEALGNNDFVKCLHSVGVPKSNSKVDVIPSWPCDPERTIILHRPAKNEIASYGSGYGGNSLLGKKCFALRIGSTIARDEGWLAEHMLILGITSPKGKKRYVAAAFPSACGKTNLAMMQPTLPGYKIECVGDDIAWMKFDKEGRLRAINPENGFFGVAPGTSYATNPNAMKTIFKNTIFTNVAATSDGGVFWEGLEKEISEDIEITDWRGNKWTRGSKTPAAHPNSRFCSPASQCPIIDPAWEDPNGVPIDAILFGGRRPEGVPLIYQARNWQHGVFIGAAMRSEATAAAEHQGKVIMHDPFAMRPFFGYNFGHYVGHWLSMANVKNAKLPAIFHVNWFRKGADGKFLWPGFGENSRVLDWILRRIDGEDVAMDSPIGLLPKLDSFNLDNMRENVKMEELFRLSKSFWQKEVDDLKKYFDAQVGDDLPEAIRLELDQLARNIEQL, from the exons ATGTCGGCGAGAATCGATCCGATTCGCTGGTCGAATCTCGCTAGAAACGGTATAAACTTGACCAGGAACTTCTCCGTGGTAGCTGCCTCTTTCAGAAGATCTTCCATCGTTCATCCGAGAAGTCTTCGGTATTCTAGAGTTGGTCAGTCGATCAATGTCCTCGAGATTAAACGACAGTCTACACGGTTCGCGATTCTGAGCCATCGAACTCATCCCGGCTGTGGAAAGAGACTCGACATGCCGCACGCGTGTGTCGACGTTTACCACCCGCG GGTGTCAACATTGGTCACCCATGCGGCAAAAAATCCGTCCCTTAACAACAATTACGAATATATTGGTAAAACACCTTTGCTAAATACACTGACGGAACCTCTCGCTCCGAAACTTCGATCGTACATCGAGGAATGGGCATCAATTTGTTGTCCAAAGGATATTTACATCTGCGACGGAAGCGATGCGGAATATGATCAGCAATTGAAGCTCCTCGAGCAAAGTGGAACCATCTTGCCCCTGAAAAAATACGAGAATTG TTGGCTCGCCAGAACGAATCCGGCGGACGTAGCACGCGTTGAGAAACGCACCTTCATTAGCACCGAGTCAAGGCGTGATACGATCCCAACGGCACGCGATGGTGTTACCGGAGAACTGGGTAACTGGATTTCTCCGGTTGACATGGACAAAGCTATTCTAGAACGTTTTCCTGGATGCATGAAAG GCAGAACAATGTACGTGATCCCGTTCAGCATGGGTCCATTGGGTTCGCCTCTGTCAAAAATTGGAATACAGATCACAGACTCTCCATACGTCGTCTGTTCTATGAAAATAATGACCAGAATGGGAAAGAAGGTCCTGGAGGCTCTTGGAAACAACGATTTCGTCAAGTGCTTGCACTCTGTTGGTGTTCCAAAATCAAATTCGAAAGTCGACGTAATACCTTCATGGCCATGCGATCCTGAAAGAACCATCATTCTACATAGACCAGCGAAAAACGAGATAGCCTCTTACGGAAGCGGTTACGGTGGAAATTCTCTGCTTGGTAAAAAATGTTTCGCCTTGAGAATCGGCTCGACCATTGCCAGGGACGAGGGCTGGCTTGCAGAGCATATGCTC ATACTGGGTATCACGAGCCCAAAAGGTAAAAAACGTTACGTGGCCGCCGCGTTTCCCAGCGCTTGCGGAAAGACCAACTTAGCTATGATGCAGCCTACTCTACCCGGTTACAAAATCGAGTGCGTCGGCGACGACATCGCCTGGATGAAATTCGACAAAGAAGGAAGACTTCGCGCCATCAATCCTGAGAACGGATTCTTCGGTGTGGCACCTGGGACCAGCTACGCCACAAACCCCAACGCCATGAAGACCATCTTCAAGAATACAATCTTCACTAATGTGGCTGCTACCAGCGACGGTGGAGTTTTCTGGGAAGGATTGGAGAAAGAGATCAGTGAAGACATTGAG ATCACCGATTGGAGGGGTAATAAGTGGACCAGGGGATCCAAGACACCTGCTGCGCATCCAAATTCCAGATTCTGTTCACCAGCCAGCCAGTGTCCCATCATTGATCCTGCTTGGGAAGATCCAAATGGCGTTCCTATAGATGCTATACTCTTCGGTGGCCGCAGACCCGAAGGTGTTCCTTTGATTTATCAGGCAAGAAACTGGCAACATGGTGTCTTCATAGGAGCAGCAATGAGATCCGAGGCGACTGCTGCAGCAGAACATCAG GGTAAGGTAATCATGCACGATCCATTCGCGATGAGGCCCTTCTTCGGGTACAATTTTGGACATTACGTCGGTCATTGGTTGAGCATGGCCAATGTGAAAAATGCTAAACTACCAGCGATATTCCACGTGAATTGGTTCAGGAAAGGAGCAGACGGTAAATTCCTCTGGCCAGGTTTCGGTGAGAACTCTCGTGTTCTGGATTGGATTCTCCGGAGGATCGACGGCGAGGACGTCGCGATGGATTCTCCGATCGGTTTACTACCAAAATTAGACTCCTTTAATCTGGACAACATGAGAGAAAACGTTAAGATGGAGGAATTGTTCAGATTATCGAAAAGTTTCTGGCAGAAGGAAGTTGATGACCTTAAAAAGTATTTCGATGCCCAAGTTGGCGATGATTTACCGGAAGCTATTCGTCTCGAGCTTGATCAGCTTGCACGTAATATCGAACAACTTTAA
- the LOC114878020 gene encoding uncharacterized protein LOC114878020, producing MISEIGTEGFQPRGLSEERLFKLQCLIKATEIQHSAQCEYGNKLFLALTTGNAEIFLYYKKDSSSAPIIKRIPWFQGSHKQISALCFHSVGSWLLSASVDGSVYIIPALCWVDESYDRDRRWTSDDITSFPSISSQSSHSKPTAIVWWQSSVIPAEIGIIGTEYGEILFINLETGHQTSVTQVKGNISSLHICHDQSNDIVSLLITSQSRRQWRLLLEQRTYSCLHHLENGEPYNVLHTNDNMYDNTKIFASTRSRLQGLKQLSVDKLAILRQKLIETKSQALGENLQYHDITSNRNTHNITIHSDPSTEVNQNQITPELMSSEVFLMSQFDREGQQLYTCYHSLTNQILVYGPNFRPLSAHKVVESCRNVLLTQRFLFITDASQRVMYVISDRLSENRDIDKSDIGKFNPECIVGYFSLANSKEVIRAVYRAVDFTNNAPIPPSDDTKNKYTLPKGINDIKIELPHVDTCIIVTNHSVYKVVLRKPILSIFMELVLQNNELEKAAKLAIIFGINAQQLLEQAGDILLTNKDFPRAVACYKLSKCRIMKSMLKFASVGYTADYTLRCLTHCLASPAISELPIASRIHLSNLCVLAFIERTLRISSQKSKAIYKEFLYFLSTNSFYDELLAVNIAGQTCLWEVLHHLATQKGLYGQMLDILMKTIYSFSTSNFYPTPYGLLICISEPNLMQAILVNPELARSHMSFIVDNLQNSQIFVLQRLVTLYDPTNPVIRPRIVRCRIRHRTTSYSSQSSQCDSIDLVENDEADTLIEEIIETFLLILLTLIYKKSILHQETSLTCNIELLNVTKDRNNTTYGADFKRRPLCAGFSHVILIRNGNVYTWGSSVQGRLGTGPSVLRFGPPQAIPFFRIMEVEVLSVSCGHCHTLAMTNNGVYAWGSNQFGQLGLGKILQCSSPELVTYLAQEVIIDAVAGQYHSVALTSDGRVFTWGWGVHGQLGHGNTDKKMVPTLVTSLLGTVIRYISAGHAHTLALSTEGAVYAFGCNIFGQLGVGNNVKSSVPIKVLLSEKIFLIATGYFHNLAVSYTNKLYVWGASPQVLRLQAQTQKRARILEQRDNIIKQFENIDEFEKVPDQASMNDSNEEVFEGNAQNKDAQVKSTETSHSETRKKQLDNVCLKSVNVGSIEEVQTHLKPTIVDTSLVRGDIIQISTGCHHNALVTKDGSLYTWGRNLDGQIGDGSRREIPIPTTLCYNPASVFAQVPPRHNAYKRGDEEQEFDGGIKTSTMGERHRNSNDESKPFQTENNESREKVNPIIKTVGVCCGYDYTVAIQPGGTVLAWGNNSRAQLGRVLAKDTRENDDKLVLIKKRVVRLPHTSHRAMEVPSQVPNIPAPIISYQSYDVPPLAGVIRPLSVIEKSSGELTLHYALEYFSGLYDSSRIMDKCIELSNYQACSKIAMLQHNISEAFSYQLKILHLISIRSCSKTKSEHLREKAECKTAEDTEIKTKSLNHNVKKNTELFNKQVEKNLIDSVEDCAVRNKLKIPASKSLNSLQILQQELYTFDCQGGLEELCKDAKCENAPSEIFENSYDSDANSESDEWVENLVLMQEKESRTEDNSVSSAAIKETAEQNQLYKSSEKKISSSRQNNLINEAVKVIKFFLNEMESEPDTTKCKILQDALDFWIEHELPIQSIENVFLEHIESIFYPLGLLLFCQEIMDKYLDTNKNDTEVKNSTLVNLFSVKFCLQVCSMLLNHIDQDEPAPEFIKLLSSLTADHYGPPLTGYPGSSGNNTSKQMIEGIISTVSSNTHDSRSFVHIKDPDTVYRFLAAEEDTMVFTCGHHFPLSTYKTEVISTMETELLTSESLVLPCTAQYLGKMLFQTSKPEILCPLCIPRALETLVKKNNG from the exons atgatctcAGAAATTGGTACAGAAGGCTTTCAGCCAAGAGGGCTATCAGAAGAACGCCTGTTTAAGTTGCAATGTTTGATTAAAGCAACAGAAATACAGCACAGTGCTCAATGTGAATATGGAAATAAACTATTTTTAGCTCTTACAACTGGGAAtgctgaaatttttttatattacaaaaagGATTCTTCATCTGCtccaataattaaaagaattccTTGGTTCCAAGGATCTCACAAACAAATTTCAGCTTTATGTTTCCACTCTGTGGGATCATGGTTGCTCTCTGCAAGTGTTGATGGCTCTGTATATATTATTCCTGCTTTGTGCTGGGTTGATGAAAGTTATGATAGAGATAGAAGATGGACCAGTGATGATATAActtcttttccttctattAGTTCACAATCTTCCCATTcaaa ACCTACAGCAATAGTATGGTGGCAAAGCTCAGTAATACCTGCTGAAATTGGTATTATTGGAACTGAATATGGGgagattttatttataaatctcGAAACTGGTCACCAAACGAGCGTTACACAAGTTAAAGGAAACATTTCCAGTTTGCACATTTGCCATGATCAGAGTAATGACATTGTATCTCTCTTAATAACAAGTCAATCCCGGCGGCAGTGGCGATTACTTTTAGAGCAGCGAACGTATAGCTGTTTGCATCATTTGGAAAATGGGGAACCATATAATGTATTGCACACAAATGACAACATGTAcgataatacaaaaatatttgctTCTACTAGATCCAGACTGCAAGGACTCAAGCAGTTGTCAGTTGACAAACTTGCTATACTTAGACAAAAGTTGATAGAAACAAAAAGTCAAGCTTTAGGAGAAAATCTGCAATATCATG ATATTACAAGTAACAGAAATACTCACAATATAACTATTCATTCTGATCCATCTACAGAGGTGAATCAAAATCAAATAACACCTGAATTAATGTCATCAGAAGTGTTTCTGATGTCTCAGTTTGACAGAGAAGGCCAACAATTATATACATGTTATCATTCTCTAACAAATCAAATACTG GTATATGGACCTAATTTTAGGCCTCTATCAGCACATAAAGTAGTTGAATCTTGTAGAAACGTTTTATTAACTCaacgttttctttttattactgACGCTAGTCAGCGTGTAATGTATGTGATATCAGACAGATTATCCGAAAATCGTGATATTGATAAAAGTGATATTGGGAAGTTTAATCCAGAGTGTATCGTTGGTTACTTTTCTTTAGCAAATAGCAAAGAAGTAATACGTGCCGTGTACAGAGCTGTCGATTTTACTAACAATGCGCCAATACCACCTTCCgatgatacaaaaaataaatacacgTTACCAAAGggaataaatgatattaaaattgaattacctCATGTAGATACTTGTATAATTGTAACAAATCATTCTGTGTATAAAGTTGTTCTAAG GAAACCAATATTGTCAATTTTTATGGAGTTAGTATTGCAAAACAATGAACTTGAAAAAGCAGCAAAATTGGCTATAATATTTGGCATCAATGCGCAACAGTTGTTAGAGCAAGCTGGTGACATACTTTTGACAAACAAAGATTTTCCACGAGCGGTGGCTTGTTATAAATTGTCTAaa TGTAGAATAATGAAAAGTATGTTGAAATTTGCATCTGTTGGATATACAGCAGATTACACATTACGTTGTCTCACACACTGTTTAGCTTCTCCAGCTATTAGTGAGCTACCTATTGCATCAAGAATACATCTTTCTAATTTGTGTGTTCTTGCCTTTATCGAACGGACGCTTAGAATATCATCTCAAAAGTCTAAAGCGATATATAAGGAGTTTTT ATATTTCTTATCTACAAATTCGTTTTACGATGAATTGTTAGCGGTTAATATTGCGGGACAAACGTGTCTTTGGGAAGTGTTGCATCATTTAGCAACACAGAAGGGTCTTTATGGACAGATGTTGGATATACTTATGAAGACAATATATTCTTTCAGTACAAGCAATTTCTATCCAACACCAt aTGGTTTGTTAATATGTATAAGTGAACCAAATTTAATGCAAGCAATTTTAGTAAATCCTGAGTTAGCTAGAAGTCATATGTCATTTATTGTTGATAATCTTCAAAACTCTCAAATTTTTGTACTTCAG AGATTGGTCACACTATACGATCCAACGAATCCAGTGATAAGACCTAGAATAGTGCGATGTAGAATACGTCATAGAACTACTTCGTATAGTTCTCAATCTAGTCAGTGTGATTCTATAGATCTCGTGGAAAAT GATGAGGCTGACACATTGATAGAAGAAATTATAGAAACTTTTTTACTAATTTTACTGACtttgatttataaaaaatctattttACATCAAGAAACTTCTCTTACGTGtaatattgaattattaaacgTTACAAAG GATAGGAATAATACTACTTATGGTGCTGATTTCAAAAGAAGGCCTTTATGTGCTGGATTCTCTCACGTTATTCTTATTAGAAATGGAAATGTTTACACATGGGGAAGTTCTGTACAGGGACGTTTAG GAACTGGTCCATCTGTATTGAGATTTGGCCCGCCACAAGCTATACCCTTTTTTCGGATCATGGAAGTCGAAGTTCTTAGCGTATCCTGCGGTCATTGTCACACTTTAGCAATGACTAACAATGGTGTTTATGCTTGGGGATCAAATCAATTCGGTCAGTTAGGTCTAGgaaaaattttacaatgttCGTCACCCGAATTAGTTACTTATTTGGCTCAAGAAGTTATTATCGATGCCGTGGCCGGTCAATATCATTCTGTCGCGTTGACATCGGATGGCAGAGTTTTTACATGGGGCTGGGGAGTCCATGGCCAGCTGGGTCATGGTAATACCGATAAAAAGATGGTTCCCACGTTAGTCACATCTTTACTTGGTACAGTTATACGTTACATTAGCGCCGGCCATGCACATACACTAGCCCTTTCTACAGAGGGTGCGGTGTACGCGTTTGGTTGCAATATTTTCGGGCAACTGGGTGTAGGGAATAATGTTAAAAGTTCAGTGCCAATAAAAGTCTTACTATCagagaaaatatttcttattgcAACTGGATATTTTCATAAC CTCGCCGTTAGTTACACAAATAAGTTATACGTATGGGGAGCAAGCCCCCAAGTTCTTCGATTGCAAGCACAAACACAAAAAAGGGCTCGAATATTGGAGCAACGGGACAATATTATAAAGCAGTTTGAAAATATTGATGAATTTGAGAAAGTCCCGGATCAAGCGAGTATGAACGACTCGAATGAAGAGGTTTTCGAAGGCAATGCACAAAATAAAGATGCACAAGTTAAATCGACGGAAACTAGTCATTCGGAGACACGGAAGAAACAATTAGATAACGTTTGTCTAAAGAGTGTAAATGTTGGGTCGATCGAAGAAGTCCAAACACATTTGAAACCAACAATAGTAGATACAAGTTTAGTAAGAGGGGATATCATACAG ATATCAACCGGGTGTCATCATAATGCCCTCGTAACAAAAGACGGTTCGCTTTATACGTGGGGTCGTAATTTAGATGGTCAAATAGGCGACGGTAGCAGAAGGGAAATACCAATTCCCACTACATTATGTTACAATCCTGCTTCTGTTTTTGCACAAGTACCTCCAAGACATAACGCTTACAAACGAGGAGACGAAGAGCAAGAATTTGATGGTGGAATAAAAACGTCCACAATGGGAGAAAGACATAGAAACTCGAATGATGAAAGTAAACCATTTCAAACGGAAAACAATGAATCTAGAGAAAAAGTAAATCCTATAATTAAAACGGTTGGAGTCTGTTGCGGCTATGACTACACGGTTGCCATTCAACCAg gaGGTACAGTTTTAGCTTGGGGTAATAATAGCAGAGCGCAATTAGGCCGGGTTCTTGCAAAAGATACACGCGAGAACGACGATAAActtgtattaattaaaaaacgcGTTGTACGATTACCCCATACTTCGCATAGAGCTATGGAGGTGCCTAGTCAAGTTCCTAACATTCCTGCACCCATTATTTCTTATCAGAGTTATGATGTACCTCCTCTTGCGGGTGTTATTCGTCCTTTAAGCGTGATAGAAAAATCATCAGGAGAGTTAACGCTGCATTATGCATTAGAATATTTCTCTGGTTTATACGATTCTTCAAGAATCATGGATAAG TGTATTGAACTCAGTAATTATCAAGCTTGCTCAAAGATAGCTATGCTGCAACATAATATTTCTGAAGCATTCTCATATCAACTGAAAATTTTGCACCTAATAAGTATTCGCTCTTGCTCAAAAACAAAGTCTGAACATTTACGTGAAAAGGCAGAATGTAAGACGGCGGAGGAtactgaaataaaaacaaagtCTTTAAATCATAACGTTAAAAAGAAtactgaattatttaataaacaagTGGAAAAGAATTTAATCGATTCTGTCGAGGATTGTGCTGTTagaaacaaattgaaaatcCCAGCGAGTAAATCATTGAATAGTTTACAGATACTTCAACAAGAATTGTACACATTTGATTGCCAAGGTGGTTTAGAGGAATTATGCAAAGACGCGAAGTGCGAGAACGCACCttcagaaatttttgaaaactcGTACGATTCTGATGCTAATTCTGAATCAGATGAATGGGTGGAAAATCTTGTTTTGatgcaagaaaaagaaagtagaACCGAGGACAATTCAGTATCCTCTGCTGCTATAAAAGAAACAGCTGAACAAAATCAACTGTACAAAAGcagtgaaaagaaaatttcaagttcTCGACAAAACAACCTCATCAACGAAGCCGTTAAAgtgattaaatttttcttaaacgAAATGGAAAGTGAACCGGATACGACCAAGTGCAAAATATTGCAAGATGCTCTTGATTTCTGGATTGAACATGAGTTACCTATACAAAGCAtcgaaaatgtatttttaGAGCATATTGAATCAATTTTTTACCCCCTTGGATTATTACTATTCTG TCAAGAGATAATGGATAAATATTTGGACACAAATAAGAATGATACAGAAGTCAAGAACTCTACTCtggttaatttattttctgttaaatTTTGCCTTCAAGTGTGTTCTATGTTATTGAATCATATTGATCAAG ATGAGCCTGCACCCGAATTTATCAAGCTGTTATCATCTTTAACTGCTGATCATTATGGACCACCACTCACTGGATATCCAGGTTCGAGTGGGAATAATACTTCGAAACAAATGATAGAAGGGATTATAAGTACTGTGTCTTCTAATACTCACGATTCTAGATCATTTGTACATATTAAG GATCCAGACACAGTGTATCGATTTCTCGCTGCTGAAGAAGATACAATGGTATTTACGTGTGGACATCATTTTCCATTGTCTACCTACAAAACGGAAGTGATTTCAACAATGGAAACTGAGTTACTGACATCTGAATCACTAGTTCTTCCATGTACAGCTCAGTATCTaggaaaaatgttatttcaaACGTCTAAACCAGAAATATTGTGTCCATTGTGTATACCACGAGCATTGGAAACGTTGGTGAAAAAGAATAATGGGTGA